GCGGGTAGATGACGAACGGCGACGAGCGACACAAATTGATCTTAGGTCGAAAAACCAAAGAACAAGCGCGAATGAAGAGGACCGACGGAGAGAGAAAAATCTGGACCGAGGATCggaaaaaagactctctagggtcTGATCAACACGATTAATAGACAACCTAGGTACAGGCGACGTGGCCCCCGGTGTAGATCATGGGGATCGACTTCCTCAGggatgcactagtagaaaacaggtctttggtcacagggcaatgctcacattagtcccggttcagtcacgaaccgggactaatgtgagcattggtcccggttcgtgcggctaaggcattagtcccggttcacctgggccctttaatcccggttggtgccacgaaccgggactaaagggtgcgatgcccattagtaccggttggtggcaccaaccgggcacctttagtcctggttggtgccactggttggtgccaccaaccggtactaatgggctttgaggcattagtaccggttcatggtacgaaccggtactaaaggtcccattttcaaactctacaccccccacccccccccccccccccccccccccgccgcgcgtggaccgccttttcagttttagaaaaaacaaaagaaaatgatggagatgtcaaaaaaataaaataaaataagtttcccatgtgatatgtggtctagttgttgggaaaatttacaaatatgaatttcgactttatttgcaaaatctctctggaatttgtaaaatgggcataacttttgcatacgaactcggattaaaaagttttttatatgaaaaatcatctactcaaaaagttacatccgaatttaaccggggaaccccgttaaacattttcaaaatcctcaaaaacctaacagaaaagaaattacggggcttttaagatctagagtggaaaaaaatcgaaaaaatttcaaacttactagtggcgcaccatttgctagtgGCGAACCGGCGGGCAGTGGGGAGGCGAATCCACAGGCTCGACGTTGTTGCTTGGAGGGGAGGTAACCCTAGCCGTCACTAAGGGATAGGAACACTTCATATCCTTCTCCGGTGGTACTTTCAGGAAGGAGAGCCGTGTTTTTTGACTATTATGATTTTCAGTGTAAATTTACTTTTTAGTGGTGGTTCGGCATTCAGTTCTCTCTTCATTATACCGGCTATGGTTTTGCTTGAAAATTATCATATCTAAGAAGCCCTTTGGTTTTCACAAAAAAAAAGCCTTTTGGTTATCTTTGAAAAAACTAATTTTAGCTTTCTAGGATGATGACATAATCCTGTAACCAGGTTAGTCACATTTTGTAGTACTCCTATATCACGTGAATATTTTTTTTGAACACACATGAATAATTTTTAATATAACAAAATTTGTCGAGAAAAAAGAAGATCACGTATTTCCGTGGCTATCATCTGATCCGAGTCTGCTAATCATCTGATCTGATCCGTCTTGGCTTGGACTCGGGTCACCTCTCCAGGACCTCGACCGGTAAATAAATACTAGCAACAGACCATACGAATCAGCCACCAAAGAAAAGCCAGACGTCGATCCCATCGTCGGGATCCCTGCTTCATTTTGACGTCGATCCCATCGTCGGGATTGCTCGGCGGTGCCATGATGAACCCGGAGATGATGCGGCTGGCGGAGGAGCATCTGCGGCGCATGTCCCCCGGCGACCTGGCCAAGATGCAGCGGCAGCTCGCGTCCAACCCCGACCTGGTAAAGCTGGCATCCGAGAGCATGAGAAACATGACTCCTCAGGACCTCAAACTTGCCGCTCAGCAGCTGAACCAAACTAGCCCAGAGGAGATGCTTTCCTTGGCCGAAAAGCTCGCCACGGTTAAGCCCGAGGAGTTCGCCGCCATGAAGGCGCAAGCTGACGCTCAGATCTCACACGCCGTATCCGGTGCCAAGGCCCTGAAGCAGCAGGGGAACGAGCTTCACGGCCGTGGGCGGTACGCCGAGGCTGCTGCCAAGTACGACCTCGCCAAGGATAGCTTGAAGAACGTGCCGTCGGCAGCCGCGCACGTATTAAGGGTGCAGTGCAGCCTTAATCTGATGTCCTGTTACCTGAAATCGGGCAAGTTTCAGGAGTGCGTAAACGAAGGGTCAGAGGTTCTTCTAGGTTTGTGATGATTCGAGCAATGTCGTCGTCAAGGCGTACTACCGTACTACCGAAGGGGTCAGGCGTACAGAGGACTGGGGAACCTTCAAGCTGCCGTCGCTGACTTGAGTAAAGCCCATGAAATCTCTCCAGAAGATGAAACCATTGCTGAGGTCCTGAGAGACACAGAGGGAGAACTTGCAGCTGAAGGAA
The sequence above is a segment of the Aegilops tauschii subsp. strangulata cultivar AL8/78 chromosome 6, Aet v6.0, whole genome shotgun sequence genome. Coding sequences within it:
- the LOC109770994 gene encoding LOW QUALITY PROTEIN: outer envelope protein 61-like (The sequence of the model RefSeq protein was modified relative to this genomic sequence to represent the inferred CDS: substituted 2 bases at 2 genomic stop codons), whose translation is MMNPEMMRLAEEHLRRMSPGDLAKMQRQLASNPDLVKLASESMRNMTPQDLKLAAQQLNQTSPEEMLSLAEKLATVKPEEFAAMKAQADAQISHAVSGAKALKQQGNELHGRGRYAEAAAKYDLAKDSLKNVPSAAAHVLRVQCSLNLMSCYLKSGKFQECVNEGSEVLLGLXXFEQCRRQGVLPYYRRGQAYRGLGNLQAAVADLSKAHEISPEDETIAEVLRDTEGELAAEGNLPKGIVIEEVVEELPKGVVIEEIVEELPTFQPPSLQNVAENHDEIVVNNQSPSSSIADMQEAVRKSMEDPAMRQMFVSMMENMSPDVMADLSQKFGMKLSKEEDAKAQQAMASLSPEGLYRMMRWTARAQRGVEVANKTKNWLLARKGLVIAIVMLILSLILLRPGFSVKSMLWVCSQLTTWLFAKRNKYK